TCTGGGTATGAGACCATGTCTTCCTCTCTAGCTTATGATGACCTGTAACTCACCACAttacacaggctggccttgaactttcagcaatcctcatgtctctgcctcccaagtgctgaaatacAGGGAAGATCTGAGGTTTTATACATTATAAAATGGGAGAAACCACCGTCTCCAGCAAGAGAATGGTTCTTAGATTAGTCACAATAGGACATAGCCTGTGTTTTTGCTTAATTTCTTGCCaacattttcactttttattctaatttcatttattcattcatccctGAATTGGAGGCCAATTCAGGCCCGTGTGCATTAGAGATAAGAGCTATACTGCCAGGTTACTTTGCAGCCCAGTAGTTCttgatctcagaagacagaggcatttGGCAGACACTTAGCCTTCATGCTATGACTAGTAATACTAACCCTGCTGACAAGTATAAGCAGGGCTCCCTATGCCTCTTTCACTCTCATAAATGTCTTGGAGACATTTTGATTCACACAGGAATTCCTCAAGGGTTGGctagagaaggaaatggaaacaTGGGGAGGTGAATGACTTTCTCAAATATTAGAGTTGGCACTTGGGGAGAGTTTGGGACCAAAGCCAGATAGTATGTGGCTGAAGCCTTTGTTCTCAACCTGTAACATCTGCAGCAGTCACTGTGCAGGGTGAGGGGGAACCATTCATTATAGTCCCAGTTGGGAAGGAAAACAGTGAAATATGGTGAGAAAGAAGAATTGAGTACGAGTAGAACAAACTAGATGACATCTCTTTTTATAAATATCATTTAGGGTTATGCAAGCtcaagaagagaggaaaaagagaaagaggatgggAGAAGACAGGAATGGGGAGTAGAGAAGAATAGAAGAGGTTGGATTTAGAATCTTAGATTGGATGAGTAGAAGAGTAGATGAATTTCAGTGTGACTGTGTCTCAAGAGACTTCCTTTGCATGAGTCGAGCTTGTCCAGGTAATTTCAAATAAACAATAAGATTACCTATCGATTACTTCACATACTTACATATAGTTCTTACCTGTACATGTTCGAATTAATCCACTGCTCCCCTTCCCAGAACTGGTGAACCATCTTGTAAGCATCTGACACAACTGAAGACCTGAGTGTATGTTTGTACCCCTTGACACAGCATCTGGCTTCAGCATCCTGTGTTGTCAGAGTAAAGATCAGCCTCTCCTCACTTTTGTGCCTGAAGTATACTGGTATAATCAATAAATGCAGCTTGTGATGTGATGCCCTTGGGAAGCTTGCCATCTGAGTCACACCTCTATTCTTTTAGACTCTGGGAAAATTTGCTAAGTCCTTAATACATAGGGAATTTGGACCTACTCTATAGCTTCAGGGTCAATCAACTTCTTGTCCAAAGGGCAAGCAAATAAATATTTCAGGGTCCTGAGCTCTGTTTCAATGACTCTTGGTACTGATTAGAAGCagccagagaaaacaaacaaagcagtgGTTGTGCTACATGCCAACAACACTTTAATTTCTCCTTAAGTTTCTGAGGCTTTGAGCATCTGTGAAGATCTGAGGGATGCATGCTGTTATGTTAGTGCTTCAAGTCAAATAGCGTGAGATAATTTCCTCCTCCTTGCGTAAATAATCAGAAATCCATGTTCCTGGTAGTGGCATTGGGAGTCAGCaaattcttgttttttgtttgttagcaTACTCTACAAGCAGTCTTCATTTAGTTCAACCCCAAGTGAGGATAGGAGGGCAGAAAGTCTTGGCTCACTGATGCGCTATACTCAGTCTTCCCAGCATGTTAGTGTCGGGAGCCACATCATTAGGACAATGTCAGAAAGCAGTGGGTTGCGTGTATATTCGTAGCCAGGAGTACCCCCTGGTTCTCTTGCCCCAAACCTGTGGGGCTGTACTTTTGCCTTATTTTCACTCCCATGAAAGGAAATTACTCCTCTTTTCAACACCTCAACCAATGCTATTGGACTCTAAATCTGGGGGTCTGACAGTTTaaatgtgaaatgctcctcagacTCCCAGGATAGACCACTTGGTCCTGGTTCCTGGTGTTTTGGGATACTGTGGGATATTTGAGAGGAGAGGCCCAGTGGAGGAGGAAGTTAGTAGCTTATCATGGTGGGTCTTGAGATTTATAGCCTGGTCTCTGCTTTGTGTTTCATCTTCATTTCCTGGTTGTGGAGATGTAAGCAAGTAACCTCACAGCTCTCCCACCATGATGGCCTGTAGCCTTAAACCACAAATATATATCCTTCCTCATTTAAATTGTATCTATGAGGTCACAGTGATGGGGAAAGTAACTGATACACAGGCTGATCTAAAGCTTCTGGGAACTAGGTTAACTAGTCATTTCTTCATTTCAGCTCTCCTCTGACTTCATATAGCCCATTTTCTCAGGACACCCTTTCCATAGTGCCTTGAAGGTATGTCCAGGAGACTACCTGTTTTCCATTTCAGTGAGTATACCCTGCTCTTCAGTGATGCCCATgcttctcaaaggaaaaatgaagCTGTCCTTTATTTACTAAGTGTTGTGGTTGAAATACAAATGTGGCCCATAATTTCCTATATTTGAACCCTTGATCCCCAGTTGTCGGCATTATTTAGGGGAAGTATAGGTGGCATAGCCTTGCTGGAAGAAATATGCCACCGGAAGAGAGCTttgagattaaagaaaaaaacccgTCTTCATTTCTCTAAGCTTCATGCCATTGAAGATGTGCTCTCTGCTTCTGGCTCTGGTTGCCACGCCTGTCATGTGCTGCCAGGCCTCCTCCACCATCATGGACACTTATCCTTCTGGAACATAATAATTCCAATAAAACATAACTAATAGAAAAATCATTTTAGGCATCCAGACCCCCATCTGGATAGGGCATAGGACCCTCATATAAAGGAGACCttttggtgactttttttttttttgtaaaccaTGATCACATTCTACAACTGGGCTATGCCCCAGGTTTGGTCTACTGATTACTGCTCAAGAGTTGGTATTTCCCACAATCCTCACCCCTAAGAATTTGGAAAAaatgtgtatgttgtatataaTTAGAGCAAACTGTAGTCAGAACCAAAATATTAATGCTTACAGTTAACCTTTTTCTTGTGGATAAAGGAGGTAGGTAATTAAgaatgctatttttctttttgaatccTATGGCATATGAAAGGATCTACGATAATaacctttaaattaaaatatgGCTATACTTCATTTACACAGCAAACCTTGTATTTCAGGAACAATTTTGTTTTACTCAAAGGAAGAAGCATCCCAAATTAAGGGCATTTCAGCATGAGGGATTAGATTAGAATGGGCCATCTCATTTTCATACTTAGTTGTCAAGTGtaaagagaaacactgtcttaggAGCGATTCCTGCTCTGGTTTGTTTATGGCATCACAATGTCTAGTGGCTATAAACCTTGAAATCATGAAATGACTCACAGCCTGCAATTGGAACTTTATTTCACATCTATTGTTAAATTACACAAAATCAGTGAACGGTTCGTAAAGCTACACCACTGAACAGATGTTTACAGTTTGAAATCGTGGGATTTACATGATGATgacaaaaatgtatatttataacaTTCTCTATATACAGTAATCAGTAGagacagagaagatgcacttaatctCTGCAAACCATGCACACCACAGcaataacactttttttttccgtAATGAGCTTTTCCACTGGCTCAGACTTCGTCCTGCTTTCCAACACTGTCAGTTTTAAGAgcaattattttcaattaaaactaaaattactGAAATACCATAGtgatctacagaatatttcaagAACACAATGTACACCAAAAAAGTTCATTCTAAAATACTTTGACTTCAagatgtgcttttaaaaatttctcccagttttttttgtttttgttttttcctagttttttttttaatttttttattttttgtgtttttttaggTATCATCATTCTCAACACTGCAACACCACAAAAAGCTGTAAATATTGTCACAGAGCTCAGAGTCAAGAAAATCCCTTTAGAGCCAGATACTCAACTTCGTGTCCAACTTGTGGCCATATTATTACAGATGAAACCAGGTCATGCACTTGGACAGACTATGATAGGTATGACTTTATGATCATACTTCTaagtatgtccttcttaaaaacaTGAATATCACTTCTAGTCACCTTGTTTGGCTGAAAGTCAAGGGATTAATGTAAGTTCTTATAGAAGTGTAGCAACAACCATGAGGTGTAAACTGCCAAGCAGTATGATATTTAACAACACAGTGTGtatataatttttcctttgttcaatTTGTAATTGAAGTCATCAGAATACTATTCACAGATGTATACTACCAAACTATTCCCTTCAACTCGTGTGTCCCTGACTAGCTTTGCTGCCGAACAGTCTTCATTTTTGATCGTTCATAAACAAAAACTTGGTAGAAGTGTCAAGCTCAACTATCAAGAGGCAGCTTTTGGTGTTATTGAGTAACTCTGGCTATCTCAATGATTAGTTTACCGTTGTCTTTGAGAAAATTTTTGCTCTTATTATTGTGTACAAATCTGTCAATACAAGAAAAGAACCATAGGCCAGAAATAGCCAGCCAAACTGGAAACATTACAATAAACAAAGTAATTAACAGTTCACATTCAGGTTCAGTTCAATCTGATGAAGAGTAATAACTTCAGCAATATTAAGAGACACATTATCCTGTTTGAGAGTTCTTCTTAAGGACCTTACTACACAGACATTGATAGCACAATTCTATAGAAAGTCCTGACTTTAGTCCAGGATTAAATACCACAAGAGATTTAGCAACACGCTGTttagatgatgaagaagaattcTATACATGGATTCATTTGGAATGAGCACAACTTGGAGAAGCCTTAAAGTGAATGAGAAGCAGCGCCAAAAAGATCGAAATTGTTGAAATTACAGTGCCCAGAAACCATCTGGAAACTGGATCTTTCCATTTGGAAAAAAATGCTTTGTTAATATGAGATATACCCTGTTTAAAACCTTTTAATCAGCAGAAGGtagaaaaattctaaattttaaaCATCTGTTAAATTACAAGACACGAATCCCGATCTATTTGAAAAGCCATTATTTTTACATAAACCCACCTACATTTAAGTGAGAAATTGTTTACTTTCTACAATTTGGCAAAATTTATCAtcagttgtttttctgtttaaatAGGCTCCTTGTTAAAACAAGGAAATGAATGGTTTTGAGTGTCTTTTAGTCTGTTCATGTTTTTACTTATACTTCCCTGCGGGGAGGAGGGTGCTTTCAAGATTGGGTTTTAACAGAGTATCCGGAATCATTTAAAGTCTGTTTCTTAGCCATAAGTTTAAACGGCCAcatttcatgttttctttgtgtctccCATACCTAATTTAAGAACTTCTTAAAATATCTAAACTGCAATTTCTGGTGAGTCTGGTTTGGCTCTTGGATTTCAGAAGTAGTTCATCCCAAAGCAGACAATTTAATTACACACTGAGATTTGTTTTACCCACACACAGTAGAACACTGAATCAAAAGGCAACTGTAAAGGCAACGTCTACACTTTTCTTTTGAACTTCCAAAATGAAggaagcaggatgtgtttggacATTTTCATCTTGTAAGATACACGCCATCTTTTTGGTGATGCTTTGAGAAGCAGTGTGCACAAGCCATTGAGAGCCAGTTAGCGCCATGTCTCTACGCTCCCTATGTAGTCATTGGTGCCATTGCTGGTGCTGCTATCACTCTGCTCCTGGCCTGAGCCCTGCTTCTGACTTCCGTGGTTCTCCCTTTGGGTCAaattgggatttgaactctgagtCAGATTCTGACTCAGATTCTGAGTCAGGTTCTGATTTGGGTTGGGATTTGGATTCTGACTCAGATTCTGACCTGGACCCTGGCTCTGACCCTGGCTCTGACCCTGGCTCTGaccctgactctgactctgactctggaAATGGGTCTGAAGGAACCTTCCCTTCAGAAATTTCCGTTGCTCCTGACGCTTCCGCCTGGCATCCTGATGCTCTTTCTGCCTCATGAACTGATACCTTTGCAGAAAGAGGTCTTTAGCATAGCTGTACAGCTCCATATCCAGAAAATTCAGTCCCTCAATACGCTTTTGGATTTCCTCATTGATCTCAACACTAGAGGCCCTAGTGGTATTATACTGGGTAAACGGCGAAATAAAGTTCATGTTGAAGGTCTTCTCAAACAGGTACTGGGTCTTGCGCTGAAACTCAGTGAGGCCAAAGAATGCCATGTGCTTCAGATTGGATTTGGCACTTTCCAAAAGgactttgtttctttgcttttcagGCATGACAGAGAGGTTGTAGCAGCCCACTAGAGTCAGGTCAGACAGCATGCGGACTTGGCGGTTGTTGGCCAGATTATAGGGGCAGTCCATGAACTCTTTGAGAGGGCATCCAGACCAGTCATCACCGGTGTAGCAGCTGGGCAGTTCCTCAGAGGTCGGGGGCCTTCCATCACAGACGTGCAGGGATGCTTTCCATGTTGCTCCCCTCTGGACATGTCTCCATTCGCTCAGGTACCGAGACACTGGGTCTCTGAGGATGGTGATATAATGGAAGTTCCTATGGATAAGCATAAAGAAGAACAATCAGAAGTGTGCCTGACATAGGTGCAGTCAGGGAGGTGTGTGGCATATGTGATGTTCATGGTCACTAAGGAAAACAACAGAATGATAGGGATCTGGTGGTGGCATCTGTCCTGTGAGCTATGTTGCGGTCCCCTCTTTATCTCCTGCTGGTCTGACCAGATCTCTAATTTATTTGTCCAATTTCCGGACTGTATTCACAGCAGGCATGAAAAAGACTCTGGATAACAACTTTGTCATGTTTTGCCCTACTAAGTCCTCTTCCCAATGATGTTATCGGCCCAGTATGCAACACATTTATTTCATACTCTAAAACCTGAAAATTTTATtaaaccaatcacaaaatggGGACCCAATTGAAGCAAATGACTTACGAGGGTGAAATGGagttgataaaggagctaaaacaccAATGTTTCTTTTGAACAATGTATAAGCATTTTTTCAATAACATGGTCTAGTCTGGTAAtgctataaaaaaagaaaatcacattgaAACTATTGACATGACACTCTCTATTCCAGTTATTGTCAAAATATCATGGCCCATATGTTGGAAAAATGGCatgtagagacaggcagagcacCCCAAGGCCTCCAGAAATAAATACAGTGGTTAGTCAAGGACTAAAATAGGCATGGAGCTGTCAATGGCTTATATTTGTTTACACAGTACCATCCCCAGCTTCCAAatatcccttttctttttccactgaaCAGGAAAACAGATATAACAATTATGGAAGCTTTGCTGGATGGTTGTATTTCCTTTTGAGTTACAAATAGATAAAGTTCTCTGCATAAACAGCAGACTAGTGGATATTTGAGCTTACTGGCTGatacactcaaacacatgctTAGTACATCTACACTTGTGGCCCACACCCCAGATACATCAAGGTCTATGTGGTTAGGCATACTCAAAGAGAGAAATGCTTCCACAATTGTTCTTCTTGTGAGATATGAATTGCCATTCTCATGTAGGTGAAGGATGAGTCACTGCAAGAGTATATCTGTGGTAGGAAAACAACAATAAATACTGAGaattcatatttctttcttttttggctcTTCTGGAGCAGAATCTCTGGGACTTTTTagtcattccatttgtttacaacTCAAAGGATATTCCACTTCCCATATCACCCCCACAAACTCTCCATCCCACAacatccctctcctccctcaccttgcctctatgagggtgttactccacccacccatcatctcctgccccacccctccaccatttccctatgctggggcatcaaacttccaAAGGCCCAAGGGCCTCGCCTCcaattgatgtcagacaaggccatcctctgagaATTCATATTTCTTAAAGGAAACTCAGAGAATGCCTCGAgacttttctgattttgtcattTACATCTGAAGGAATTGTGGATGTTCTCTGAGAAGGAACCAGAGGGAACCTTCTCAACTACCTGGCCTACAAGGCAAGGTTTTTCCTAACTCAGACTCATGGCCTTCTGGCATGTTTCTGTCATGTGGTACCTGCAGTGCTTCATCTGCCTGGAACGATCTCTGACTAGAAGATGATATTCATTTCAAGTCTGGTTCAAGTGGAAAGCCAAGCCTACTGACATTCCCTCTTGCCCTGTACTGCCATAGTACTTCAATACTTAGTCTAAAACTCTTTCATATGGAATTATAACTCTTTATTTGTATCTCTACTTAAGGTGTTTTCTGGAACACAGACTCTGTCTTGTGTTTCTATATTGTGCCACACATTCCAACTTGGCACTTTAGTCTAAGTCCCTGATTCAAAACAGAATCTTCACAGTCCTTCAACTGCTTATTTAAGGAAACTTTTCAAGTATGAGCGATGACGGGGCTGGGGACATGCCTCATCACAGAAAAACTCTTGATCATATCACAAATGCCTTATAAATATCACAGGAAggtattctttatattttaaatcaccTTATACATTTTCATGGAACAAACAATCATCAGGCACAGAATCTGGGAGTTGGAATGAATAATGGGCCAAGAGTATCTCCATTTATCTCTCTGAACGTATTCTAGAACATAACTGATATTATCACTGAAATACCACCGATGCCACTGAGATGTATCTCTGAAAATACCCATCATTGCAGAATAGCAGTTTCTGTTTCTCAGCATCCATTAGGGATTCAGATAACCACTGTATCCATGGACTCTCTCCTCCCACTCTTActtttgctttttattcattcctgtGTTCATTCAGAAGGTATTCATGGAGCCTTTATACAAAGCACAAGGCAAGATTTTAGTGGCAATTACCCTGATTGTTAAGGGggaaaagaaatttatttaacCCAGTGACACATTTGGATTAACCTTTTAACTAGCTTTTGCAGTTATACATTGTAATGGGGGATCCTGGGCAGGGGCTGTGGTAGGGGGTAGTTAACTCTCACAATGAAGTCCCCTCCATGCCGAGCTGACAGTCCTCCCACCCTAATTGTTCTACTGGTTTAAATCTGTATTGACATCTTTTGGCAAATCTTAGAGTGTGCCACAGTACAAGTTTTTCCCTCATGTAATGCATGTGGGAATCTCATTAACTTCTGCACCAAATGTCTCATGTAAAAAATGAAGATATGTACAGTAGGAGTGGTCTTAATTTCcatactggagagagagagagagagagagagagagagagagagagagagagagagagagagagatatctacGTAGATTCAGGTGGCAAAAATTGGAGATTATGTTGAAAGACCTGTCCTTCCAGGAAAAATAGTCTCAGTGACCTTTGACCTAGATGGGCTCAATTGGGAGCACCTAATGCTGCTGAGAATGTGCAGATGTAGTGTCCATTGGCCTCTGAAGTTACTTTGTGTGATAGAGGTTGGAAAACAAGTAAACACACTACACTGGGGTCCAGGATGAGGGCTTAGCTGGTATAGTGCTTGTcttgaaagcatgaggacctgagttcagatccccagagtcCACATAAAAAAACTGGtgtagcagtgtgtgtgtgtgtgtgtgtgtgtgtgtgtgtgtgtgtgtaattccaCAACTGTGGAGGCAGAAACGGGTGGAATTATGGAATCCAATGGACAGCCAGCTGAAACCAATCAATGAGATCCAGATTttctgagagaccctgtctcaaaagtcttAAACATTGACTTCTTGGCACtctaacacacatgtgcatgggtatccacatgaacaaacaaaataacaccgTAGAGGTTTTGTTACTAAGGATCTAGGATGTTTATTATTCTGACAGAAGAACTTTCAGAATACTAAGGAATAGAGTCAATAAGTGACTTGGAGGAAGCCGGTAAATCCAGAAACATGGGTAGATATTCTGGGAGTGGGTACTTGCTTCCTCTTGGTACCTACTGTGCTCCTTGCAATGGAGAATGATACCTAGGGAGCAGATAGGGCCATGGTAGAGGAGTCGGGGGAACCCAGGACAACACACAGGGTAGCAAATGGAAGCAAGAACAGAATGTGAAGAGAGCACCCTGGTGACATCTTTAGGCTCACCTAATGGAAGGATGAgacagggaagaagaagagagggacaTGAACAATGAATGACACAGAGGCATAAAGCAGCCTGTTTCATGGGAAAATGGTGTGCAGCTGAGGAAACTGACAAGAACTGGACAGGGATTGGTGGTCAGAGCCTGGTTGAGACAGGACTTAGGTGCCATAGTATGGAATTCATATACATCTATTACAGAGCTGATGATAAAATTcaatggagaggaagagggagcttACGTCAAGGGTGCTTCTTAGGTTTCTGGAGGATCACTTTGAGGACTTGAAGTAGACTTGATGACACATTCAGACAAGCCATCTTGAGTAAGGCATCTGACAGCAGCATTTATGGACCCGAAGCTTATTTTCTATACTACTTTAAGGTCCTTACCACCCTGTTGTTTACCTCTGAATATATTCCAATTAATTGAACATGACCTCTGGACATGATCTAACAAATGTCAAGAAGGAGCAGTTTCCCTCATCTTGACACCATTTCTGTTCCTGTGCCCTCAGATCAAATTGCAGTAAGACTTTTGGAGGctacagcaaaccactgatgGTAGCAAACAAAAGTTTTTTACTTTTCACATACACaccacgtatgtatgtatgtatatattatgtatgtatgtgtgtttgtttgtttatctctgtgtatctgtgcagGAATGCACGTGCCTGTGCCAGATGCATACCATAGTacctgtgtggaagtcagaagacaatatgcaggaggaggagggaaaaggataCTTGTACCATGTGGGCCCAAGGGAGCAAACTCATCTCATGACTTggcagtaagtgcctttacccactgagctattgtGCTGGCCCCACAATAGGTGGTCAGTCTTGGACTGCCTTGTGCCACTAGAGACATCATGGGCTACATGTACATTGAATGATCAGACATGCATTAACCCAGGAAAGTGTTGAGGAGTTTTCAAATCCAGTCATCCTGGATGGACGCAGGTTGCTGGTGACCTtgcttaatttcttcctt
The window above is part of the Rattus norvegicus strain BN/NHsdMcwi chromosome X, GRCr8, whole genome shotgun sequence genome. Proteins encoded here:
- the Hs6st2 gene encoding heparan-sulfate 6-O-sulfotransferase 2 isoform X7 — encoded protein: MDEKSNKLLLALVMLFLFAVIVLQYVCPGTECQLLRLQAFSSPVPDPYRSEDESSARFVPRYNFSRGDLLRKVDFDIKGDDLIVFLHIQKTGGTTFGRHLVRNIQLEQPCECRVGQKKCTCHRPGKRETWLFSRFSTGWSCGLHADWTELTSCVPAVVDGKRDARLRPSRNFHYITILRDPVSRYLSEWRHVQRGATWKASLHVCDGRPPTSEELPSCYTGDDWSGCPLKEFMDCPYNLANNRQVRMLSDLTLVGCYNLSVMPEKQRNKVLLESAKSNLKHMAFFGLTEFQRKTQYLFEKTFNMNFISPFTQYNTTRASSVEINEEIQKRIEGLNFLDMELYSYAKDLFLQRYQFMRQKEHQDARRKRQEQRKFLKGRFLQTHFQSQSQSQGQSQGQSQGQSQGPGQNLSQNPNPNPNQNLTQNLSQNLTQSSNPNLTQRENHGSQKQGSGQEQSDSSTSNGTNDYIGSVETWR
- the Hs6st2 gene encoding heparan-sulfate 6-O-sulfotransferase 2 isoform X4; the encoded protein is MGIGAGERRAGSTQSPRRVAVGNMDEKSNKLLLALVMLFLFAVIVLQYVCPGTECQLLRLQAFSSPVPDPYRSEDESSARFVPRYNFSRGDLLRKVDFDIKGDDLIVFLHIQKTGGTTFGRHLVRNIQLEQPCECRVGQKKCTCHRPGKRETWLFSRFSTGWSCGLHADWTELTSCVPAVVDGKRDARLRPSRWRIFQILDAASKDRWGSSNFNSGANSPSSTKPRSTTKSGKNFHYITILRDPVSRYLSEWRHVQRGATWKASLHVCDGRPPTSEELPSCYTGDDWSGCPLKEFMDCPYNLANNRQVRMLSDLTLVGCYNLSVMPEKQRNKVLLESAKSNLKHMAFFGLTEFQRKTQYLFEKTFNMNFISPFTQYNTTRASSVEINEEIQKRIEGLNFLDMELYSYAKDLFLQRYQFMRQKEHQDARRKRQEQRKFLKGRFLQTHFQSQSQSQGQSQGQSQGQSQGPGQNLSQNPNPNPNQNLTQNLSQNLTQSSNPNLTQRENHGSQKQGSGQEQSDSSTSNGTNDYIGSVETWR
- the Hs6st2 gene encoding heparan-sulfate 6-O-sulfotransferase 2 isoform X6, which codes for MGIGAGERRAGSTQSPRRVAVGNMDEKSNKLLLALVMLFLFAVIVLQYVCPGTECQLLRLQAFSSPVPDPYRSEDESSARFVPRYNFSRGDLLRKVDFDIKGDDLIVFLHIQKTGGTTFGRHLVRNIQLEQPCECRVGQKKCTCHRPGKRETWLFSRFSTGWSCGLHADWTELTSCVPAVVDGKRDARLRPSRNFHYITILRDPVSRYLSEWRHVQRGATWKASLHVCDGRPPTSEELPSCYTGDDWSGCPLKEFMDCPYNLANNRQVRMLSDLTLVGCYNLSVMPEKQRNKVLLESAKSNLKHMAFFGLTEFQRKTQYLFEKTFNMNFISPFTQYNTTRASSVEINEEIQKRIEGLNFLDMELYSYAKDLFLQRYQFMRQKEHQDARRKRQEQRKFLKGRFLQTHFQSQSQSQGQSQGQSQGQSQGPGQNLSQNPNPNPNQNLTQNLSQNLTQSSNPNLTQRENHGSQKQGSGQEQSDSSTSNGTNDYIGSVETWR
- the Hs6st2 gene encoding heparan-sulfate 6-O-sulfotransferase 2 isoform X5, with protein sequence MDEKSNKLLLALVMLFLFAVIVLQYVCPGTECQLLRLQAFSSPVPDPYRSEDESSARFVPRYNFSRGDLLRKVDFDIKGDDLIVFLHIQKTGGTTFGRHLVRNIQLEQPCECRVGQKKCTCHRPGKRETWLFSRFSTGWSCGLHADWTELTSCVPAVVDGKRDARLRPSRWRIFQILDAASKDRWGSSNFNSGANSPSSTKPRSTTKSGKNFHYITILRDPVSRYLSEWRHVQRGATWKASLHVCDGRPPTSEELPSCYTGDDWSGCPLKEFMDCPYNLANNRQVRMLSDLTLVGCYNLSVMPEKQRNKVLLESAKSNLKHMAFFGLTEFQRKTQYLFEKTFNMNFISPFTQYNTTRASSVEINEEIQKRIEGLNFLDMELYSYAKDLFLQRYQFMRQKEHQDARRKRQEQRKFLKGRFLQTHFQSQSQSQGQSQGQSQGQSQGPGQNLSQNPNPNPNQNLTQNLSQNLTQSSNPNLTQRENHGSQKQGSGQEQSDSSTSNGTNDYIGSVETWR